Proteins encoded by one window of Flavobacterium sp. N502540:
- a CDS encoding dicarboxylate/amino acid:cation symporter, with translation MQEVTETKKKSFLKGLTGQIIIAMVLGAALGIILHNSISPEAAQSFSNKIKMLATIFIRLVQMIISPLVFTTLVVGIAKLGDIKTVGRIGGKALGWFFTASFISLLIGLFYVNILEPGVGLKLDHVDMAAASEVTAKTKTLSVENFVEHIVPKSIFEAMATNEILQIVVFSIFFGLAGASLGSTVKPVINALDKTSHIVLKMVNYVMNFAPIGVFGAIAGVFAIRDAEELVITYFKFFGSFLVGIGTLWVVLVAVGYLFLKGRMTELLRRITGPLAIAFGTTSSEAVFPKLTEELEDFGVKDKIVAFMLPLGYSFNLDGSMMYMTFASIFIAQFYGVHLDLGTQMVMLLVLMLTSKGIAGVPRASLVVVAATCGMFDIPVEGIALILPIDHFCDMFRSATNVLGNALATSVVGQWEDDKDPEIASENL, from the coding sequence ATGCAAGAAGTTACAGAAACTAAAAAGAAATCTTTTCTTAAAGGATTGACAGGGCAGATTATTATTGCAATGGTTCTTGGAGCCGCTTTGGGAATAATTTTACACAATTCGATTTCGCCTGAGGCAGCACAATCTTTCAGCAATAAAATAAAAATGCTGGCAACGATCTTTATCAGATTGGTGCAGATGATCATTTCTCCATTAGTATTTACGACTTTAGTTGTAGGTATTGCAAAACTTGGAGATATCAAAACTGTGGGAAGAATTGGTGGAAAAGCCCTTGGATGGTTTTTTACTGCTTCTTTTATATCCTTATTGATTGGATTGTTTTATGTGAACATTCTGGAGCCGGGCGTAGGTTTAAAACTGGATCACGTTGATATGGCTGCAGCTTCGGAAGTAACTGCTAAAACAAAAACATTATCTGTTGAAAATTTTGTAGAACACATTGTGCCTAAAAGTATTTTTGAAGCAATGGCAACCAATGAAATTTTACAGATTGTTGTATTTTCAATCTTCTTCGGGTTAGCTGGTGCTTCTTTGGGAAGTACAGTAAAACCAGTAATCAATGCTTTAGATAAGACTTCGCATATCGTTTTAAAAATGGTGAACTATGTTATGAACTTTGCTCCAATTGGAGTTTTCGGAGCCATTGCAGGAGTATTCGCTATTAGAGATGCCGAAGAGTTGGTTATTACCTATTTTAAATTCTTCGGATCGTTTTTAGTTGGAATTGGTACATTATGGGTGGTTTTGGTTGCGGTAGGTTATCTTTTTCTGAAAGGAAGAATGACAGAGCTTTTAAGACGTATTACAGGGCCTCTGGCGATCGCTTTCGGTACAACGAGTAGTGAAGCTGTTTTCCCAAAATTAACGGAAGAATTGGAAGATTTCGGCGTAAAAGACAAAATTGTAGCCTTTATGCTGCCGCTTGGATACTCGTTTAATCTTGACGGAAGTATGATGTACATGACTTTTGCCAGTATTTTTATCGCTCAGTTTTATGGAGTACATCTGGATTTAGGGACTCAAATGGTAATGCTTTTGGTTTTAATGCTTACGAGTAAAGGTATTGCAGGTGTGCCAAGAGCCAGTTTGGTTGTAGTTGCGGCAACTTGCGGTATGTTTGATATACCGGTTGAAGGAATTGCGTTAATTTTACCAATCGATCACTTTTGTGATATGTTCAGAAGCGCTACAAACGTTTTAGGAAATGCTTTGGCAACATCAGTTGTAGGGCAATGGGAGGATGATAAAGATCCTGAAATTGCTTCCGAAAACTTATAA